In the Eretmochelys imbricata isolate rEreImb1 chromosome 20, rEreImb1.hap1, whole genome shotgun sequence genome, tgtgattttatgaTCTTCAGCAATCTTGTAATGAAATActtttaaagcacattttaaactaaggtcctgtagactaatgtgttctgagtaaatattacagtaatgcacaactgtttttgtcagtaaattcagaaactgacagtatatacctaggggttggcaaatgcctgttaaatggcttcattaccacttgaatggctctttaacagtttcagtgttgtgctaataggtctggcagacTAGAggctttcacttttaaaaaaagaaaaggagtactagtggcaccttagagactaaccaatttatttgagcatgagctttcgtgagctacagctcacttcatcagatgcataccgtggaaactgcagcagactttatatatacacagagaatatgaaacaatacctcctcccaccccactgtcctgctggtaatagcttatctaaagtaatcgtcaggttaggccatttccagcacaaatccaggttttctcacccttcacccccacacacaaattcactctcctgctggtgatagcccatccaaagtgacaactctttacacaatgtgcatgataatcaaattgggccatttcctgcacaaatccaggttctctcactccctcacccccctccaaaaacccacccccatacacacacagactcactctcctgctggtaatagctcatccaaactgaccactctccaagtttaaatccaagttaaaccagaacatctgggggggggggagtaggaaaaaacaagaggaaataggctaccttgcataatgacttagccactcccagtctctatttaagcctaaattaatagtatccaatttgcaaatgaattccaattcagcagtttctcgctggagtctggatttgaagtttttttgttttaagatagcgaccttcatgtctgtgattgcgtgaccagagagattgaagtgttctccgactggtttatgaatgttataattcttgacatctgatttgtgtccatttattcttttacgtagagactgtccagtttgaccaatgtacatggcagaggggcattgctggcacatgatggcataaatcacattggtggatgtgcaggtgaacgagcctctgatagtgtggctgatgttattaggccctgtgatagtgtcccctgaatagatatgtgggcacaattggcaacgggctttgttgcaaggataagttcctgggttagtggttctgttgtgtggtatgtggttgttggtgagtatttgcttcaggttgcggggctgtctgtaggcaaggactggcctgtctcccaagatttgtgagagtgttgggtcatcctttaggataggttgtagatccttaataatgcattggaggggttttagttgggggctgaaggtgatggctagtggcgttctgttattttctttgttaggcctgtcctgtagtaggtaacttctgggaattcttctggctctatcaatctgtttctttacttccgcaggtgggtattgtagttgtaagaaagcttgacagagatcttgtaggtgtttgtctctgtctgaggggttggagcaaatgcggttgtatcgcagagcttggctgtagacgatggatcgtgtggtgtggtcagggtgaaagctggaggcatgcaggtaggaatagcggtcagtaggtttccggtatagggtggtgtttatgtgaccattgtttattagcactgtagtgtccaggaagtggatctcttgtgtggactggaccaggctgaggttggtggtaggatggaaattgttccCCTCCAGAGTagagtcaccaggctgcagcagctagctgtgtgagcctgcaggaagggtcagaacagggataggaagaggcagaagggtggacactaagccccagcagtgccccaaattttcaggtgccctacacagccaCATATGCAGCTacgtatgcctaaggacggccctgagtGGATCACAGaataaatatgagtgaacagtgtaacgctgttgcaaaaaaagcaaacattctgggatgcattagcagaagtattgtaagcaagacatgagaagtaattgtTCCGCTCTattccacgctgattaggcctcagctggaaaattgtgtccagttctgggcgccaactttcaggaaagatgtggataaatcggagaaagtccagagaacagccacaaaaatgattaaaggtctagaaaacgtgacctatgcgTGAAGAGTGAAAACAATGGGTTTGtccagtctggagaagagaagactgagaggggacataataacagttttcaaatacataaaagtttgttactaggaggagagagaaaaattgttcttaacctctgaggataggacaagaagcaatgggcttaaattgcagcaagggcagtttaggttggacattaggaaaaacttcctaactgtcagggtggttaagcactggaataaagtgcttagggaggttgtggaatctccatcattatttttaagagcaggttggactaacagctgtcagggatggtctagaaaatacttagtcctgccttgagtgcaggggactggactaaataacttcttgaggtcccttccagttctatgattctatagaataTGGGTGACCATTTATATGTGTAACAATATTACAAAATTTCAGTGAATCTTACCttaccatgtaaggtatcagtCGAAAAGTTACGATTTGTAAGTATGAACATcttgtttatatgtatgtatcatcTTTGCATCGTGAGTTATAAATGTGTGATATgtctgtgctgtgtttctgggtgacacacccagacagattggcatcagcactatcCAATTtgtttgatggcccatcaagggtaATCAGCTATACCTGTTGGGTCGCCCTCAAAGCTATATAAGTaggatagaattataattatgtagtagtagaaataaagatagacaaaagagtatataggtattgtaaaaaggtatGAACATCAGCTCCGTGccgttgaatttcactctgtaacaaatgcaaggccaaagtgctaattatttcaggctgatacaggacaaagagtctgtgctggaaagtgataagaactttgaggaaacaaatgctgttctttaaaacaacaccctgatgctCTTCCCCCGCAGGGGCTccttgtcatgcctatgtaaatcttggtatccaaagagggaaaaatagatagtgggataaaacttgttaaatgaatcaagagtcatagattgtgttaagcaaaagaatgaatgatgagtgcatggaattgagagcctgaagcaggaAAATAATTGGTTAATAAATGttgccagcctaatcctaagaatttcaaccttgatatccgtgggccgaagaatatgcaaagtggagataaccAGGTGACCCCTGGAGGGCGAACCAGAATCCACCCAAAACGCATCAAGGAAGAGCAAGAAGATAACACTTAGCCATCATGGAGCCgtcatggatgtaccacctgctgattgagctgattgatggtcatctcaattgtaaattcagcatgatgaagcatcttccatagacttgtattgaaccagagacctataaaaattgggtccagggactgtgttctttgagtctggttctacgaccaccctccaggagcatcggatgcgcatctgacaatgACTCGGCTCCACtttcgtgtccaggccacctggccagtgacttggcacgagcaacatctaggctggtaactataacaacctttatgtagaacctgtgtgtgaatgtctgtgtgtgtgattggatctatataggtttcagagtaacagccatgttagtctgtattcgcaaaaagaataggagtacttgtgtcaccttagagagtaaccaatttatttgagcatgagctttcgtgaaagctcatgctcaaataaattggttagtctctaaggtgccacaagtactccttttctttttggatctatatagaaattgcatataggaatattttgttgtatttacaataaacgtggcaatttgccttgtccctcttacaagatcctgttggtatcatttttattagtgtaacataccagcgtttctcaaacggGGGTCCGCGAGGACACTCCAGGGGGTCCGAAGACCCTGCTGACCAagtcctccacctccctcccagtgccttctgcatgccggagaacagctgttcagcagcatgcaggaggcactgggacgGAGGAGAAGGAGTGGGCATGGggggcgctcaggggaggaggcagaaagacacagggaagaggaggagcaggagtagacagggggcgggaagaggtggggtggggccttagaGGAATagatggaatgggggtggggcctgggtctgagcagggggttgggggtctgcgaaaaattttaaattaaaatggtggTCCTCAGGTTCCTAAAGTTTGAGAATCGCTGAGCTCTAGAATGAACGTATTGAGAGAAGCCAGGGGCTATGTCCAAGAGTCAGCAGGACATGTAGGGACATGCCTATGAACAGGAGACTCCAAGTACCTTTCCATGCCCATGTGCTGTGATCTTCTCTTTGGGACagaggaagtacaagccacatggaaaaggatagaaaaaggcagctgcatcacctccattttgtcttcaatcctgcttctcacctctggagtaacttctcGACagactgaagctttgaacaaaggtcTGATAGACCCATCTCAGctttggatgtgttccagagggactttacaagccagcaaactcaccaacgctgctaagaacctgatatatggacctTGAAGTCATATGTATCAGATTGCTTTgatcatttaacaactctctttcttttcttttcatttataataaaaacctttagttttagatactaaaggattgactggcagcatggtattttgggtaagagcCAAACTGATATTGACCTGGCAATGTGGCTGCCCCTTGGgagatcagaagaacattttgttaaCTGAATAGAGCTTTTAAGTAACTTCTCATTTTACTGGCCCTATCTGCTGATTGGGAGTCagagactggaatgcaataaagggggctgtttgatttctttttttcagcttctCAGTAACCAGTGTTGGGGATCTGGAGCACAgattgtgactggttggtgattCTAACTACACTGTTAACCAGCAGTTTTGGGgaaatctgctctcctttttgcagcctgccgtgaccttggcattttcagtgtgggCTACTCTAGGCACCTCAGATCAAAACCCCACCCATCCTGTATGGCCACAGATTATACCCTGAGGTTCCTACTCAGCGGtcattcaggcaaaattcccactgattttgtCTGACACTGAGATACCTCCACTCCGGTGTGACCCATCAGGAGTGCGAAGCTGGAGAGATGGTCACAGCTGCAGATGGTGTGAGTGCTGTTCGTCTGGAGACTTTTGCAGCCATCCTCAGCCCAGGTGCCTTTCCCAGCAATGAATTTCCAGTGAACGCAGCGagtctcttcctcctctttctttgcctggaaaccaaaacacCCCATCATCGTCCTCACTGGGTCATGGGTagaatactgtttcttttgtcacACGTTTCTAATAGACAATAATAAACCTGAAGTCACCAACGGCTTCATGACTCTCATTGTGCTGCACGTAACAGCCATTTGGGACTTCCCATTGGCAGTGGAAATACAAGCGAGATCCTCCCGCTCCAATAGCACAAGTCCCTGACCCCAGAGCTAAAGTGGTAATTCCCTTAACTCTGGGCACTGTGGGGTCTATGACACACAATTGTGAAGTTTTGATTTGAGCCGTTAAAAGGCATTCACACACCCGCCCACAAATACCCACATGCACTCTAGCAAGTTCATTACTTTCTCAAAGACGGCACCATCTCATGCCGTTTCCCTGAACTCTTCTATCTAtagggcagaggtccccaaactgtggggtgcgccCCCCTTTGGAGGGAAATGACAGGTCCTGGGtcagcccccatggggggcagagagggagcaccacccagcccctccccaccctgagctcTGCTCTGGTCCCACCAGTAGTCGCATCCCTGACTTCCAGCCCCATGTCTGGCACCGTCCCCAGCTTCAGCatggctccactcccagccccagcctcttgcAGCTCCATTCCCggcccaggctgggggaaggggcggggctgggagtggagccgcACCTCGCCATGGACTCAGCTGCTGGCCCCCACCGCAGCCTGCCTCCTGCTCCATTCCTGCTCCTAGCCTCAGCTCCCGGCTACGGCTCTGGCCCTGCTTCCAGACCCAGACCCACCACCAGCTGCagtcccagccttggcccccttacccctgtctgtgtccTTTCCTCCTGCCCCCGAGCCATGGCCCCGCTCCCGGCCCTGGCTCAGGGGGAGGGCTGTGAATGGGGTAAGGGAGGGTGTGACCCTCAAaactttggggaccactgctataGGGAATTGCCTTCCATTTATTCCTGCTCTAAGGGGTGAGCCAGGCACATTTGTTATTCCTGAGCATTTTACATGATTAATCATAATCAGGCCTGGCGTGAACCCTACGTAATGTCCTCCATCAAAACAGCCCCAGCATCAGGACTGAAGAAGCTCCCTCTATTTCTCAGATAACTGTTTCTCAGTCCAGAAAGGCAGCAGAACTCAAATGCCCTGCAGGAGACGCACCTTTCAAGTGACCAGCTGGAATCCCGGGCACACAGCAAAGTAAAAAGATCTACACTCACCTGTCTATGgtgcagggtgaaattcacagGTCTGGAGAGGTACATGGGCCTCCCATCTCCGATAGCCCCACTCACCACCCTGGAATTCAGGTGAAAATTCCTCATTTTCTCATCAGCCATTAGATCTCCCTCATCAAGTAATGTCGTGTTAATGATGGAGTCCAGGGTGGAGTAAGAAATAAAAGCAACAGCCCAAggatctgaaaacatgaaatgatGCCTCATCGTAGAGACAGGGACACTGAGACAAAGAAAGAGCAATCCAGGTGCCAAAGGTCACAGcgagtctggggcagagctgggaaaagaacccaggagtcctggctagcATTTTGAGCTTTAACCACTCGAATATGTtgcctcctccctcttcttccacAGAAGCACTTCTGTGTTGGAAACATCTGGCGTGCACTATGGGAGTGTGATTCCTAAAGTGCACTAACgtacattaaagcacactagggaacctttagtgcacactaGTAGGGTCTATACGGACCTATTAATGCACAGTTAGTTAGTGCTCTTTAGAAATCATACCCCCATACTGCACCTTATCCAGCTCGGTACACAGCCCTAGGTGAAAGGCACGGAGGTGAAGCCATAGTTTTTCTTGGTTAGGAGAGGCAGCGAGGTTGGTTAGTGAGGAGCTTTCCCTGGGGCTAAAGAATTAAGAACCAGTCCCAGTTACGTCATACTGGCCTGAAAATTGGAGTAAAATTGGTCAATATTATCCTGGTTCCATTCCAGGAAGTCACACACGTCAACCTGGGGCCTAGCTGGGCTCATCATCAGGACATCATGTGTTGGGCCAACGGATCTCTGATCTTTCCATTCTCTGGACCAATTCATATGCCCATcaaagcttctctctcctccctgccccacatgggTTGGTTTTCATGCTGCGGGACAGCCAGGAATGAAGGGCTCTGCAGAGATCAACAGCCTGAGAAACACTGGCTCAGCCAACAAGGTCCACAGTAGTGTCAGGATAACAAAGGCAAGCAAGCCAGCGTGGGGCGAGAGGAAGGGGAGAACTAGGGCTGGGGTTTGGTGTCTAAAGGGGTGAGTGCCTGGGAAGCACCAAGATGGTACCTTCTGTGGCTGCTCTGGTGACGGCATTGCAGTGAATGTCCATTGTCTCCTCCTGACCTCTCAGCCTGAAGACCCCATCACAGCGACTTGCAGCTGGGATGAGGAGCGTCTCGATAGCTGTGGAGGGAAATGGCAACGCCTCTTGCTGCAAGGGCAAGGCAGGTTTGGAGCTCCACTATCTCTGAgtcccaccacccctcccccttcctcctcaccTCCATCTCTCTGCGTTTCCCTGAGCCCCTCTGGCTGACCTTCTGTGATCCATCATGCCTGCGCCCCCATGAAGATGCCACTGTGCCAAGAGGCAGAAGGCaacttctccctgctgcctcacctCTGCGCTGTAGCAGGGGAAGCAGCAAGAAGGGGTattgctggggcagggagtgaaaGGAGGAACTAATGGCAGCTGCCTGTGGCGACAGGAGATTGGCATTGCTTTTAAACCCCTCTCAGGCAGCTGCCATTGCTGCaaagccccagggctgggtttaTGGGTGGTGGGTAGCATAGGccggggaaggctgtgcctccctaaacagcctggcatggcccAGCCCATGCTTtgcccccaggctccctcctgcctgcttccagttccctTCCGACTCTTCCATGgctgagaggctggggcaggcaggctggggcaggcaggtgctcacaaggcccagggctgggggcgctggggctggggccatgccACGTCACGCTGTCTGCCCATCTGCCCGGCGCTGGAGTTGGGGATgctccagctgcccagcactCTAGGGCTGGGGGTGCTCTGGCTGCAGTAGCCATCTGACGCTCCGGGTCTGGGGTAGCGCGGGGTGCGAGGCAGGTTTCTCTGGGCTCTAGTGGAAGATGGGGGATGGAAGAGGAGGGGATAGGCCttgggcagagagggaggggcctggggctagTTTCTCTCAATGGTTAACCTCTCTCAGTGGCTCATTCACCTGCCGCCCATGGCTGGGTTTTAAACCCTGAGGGAGGGGCAGTGAGGCTGCAGTGGTGTTCTGCACTGAAAAGAGTATAACCCCCATCTCACAGCTGCCACAAGGCGATGTGGGAGCCTCTCATCCTCCTCACCCATACACTCGGTTGTCACGTTCTGGGTCTTCTTCTCCGGAGACCGCAAAGCAACCGTCAGTGCAGCCAATTCCACACTCCGCAGGAGGAAGGTCACAGCGGAGGCCACGTCCCTCTTGCTCTCAGTCCCACCAGCACTGAGGAAGGAGCTATTCAGCAAGGAACCAAAGGGGCGAGCAACTTCCTGGGATTGGGAAAGGAAACACCCTGAGAAGGACGGAGGATTTCAGTGGTTCATGAGCCACATTCTTCAGACTCCCAGGGAAACAATGACCCTCTTAGGGACATACGGGTTCATAGTGACCTTCCCACTCAGAGGGACTGCACCATTCTCCAAGAGGGAGCCCTTTACTGAGCGAGTGAGGCTACTGAGGCTTGCTCAGGACTTCACAGTAAACTGAAGCCAGGGTACGTCTAACACCGTGTGTCATTCgctcctcatccctggtcccTTCAGTGTAGGTGCCAGAGAACATTACAACCAATCAGCAGACATCTCGGTTCTCTCTGTGTTGCCCCCGGAAGCAATTTGGATCTTCctaggagcagtggggacagaacccagatccCCTGCCACTTCAGCTAGAGATCATGCACATGCGCACACACCCCTTTTCTGAAGAGCAGCTACAATTTCCCCCAAAGTGAGAGGGCTATACCAATGCGCAGGGCATTTGGCCATAGAGCGCCCACCCACGTAGGGGCAGAACCTCTAACCTCCAGCGATGCTGCTCTGTCCTCTGCACACATGGTCTCCAAATTCACTAAGGTTGAATTCATGAAGGAGCAAAATTCACTGGTGTTGCCCTGCAGAACAATCAGAGGAAATGGGTTATTTCTACAAGCATGGAAAGGCCACCCAAAATTAAGGTAAATGGTTCCTCATCGTGATCTTGCTTTGACCTATGGTTGGCTGGCTGTCCCACTACAATGTCCACAGATTAAGACATGTTAAGGCTAAGTGTGCTGAAGCCCACGGACATGCTGATATTTCACATAGTATTGAAGGttgagttttcaaaagcactttgtgttggactgattctgctcccactgaagtcagtggtaaaccTTGGATAAACAGAGAATCCTCAGGCTCAAAGTTTTCTGTGTACTCTTTGTGAAAACCCTCAAAGCCCAAATAAACCCCTTACACGTACCTGCTGAAAGACATCTCTGCACTTCTTCAACTGCTCTCTTATCTGTTGAGTTTCAGTCTGGCATTTAAAGGTAACATCTAGCAACACAAAGAGAGGCACGGACAATTACATCAAGTCAACATCTGCAGGgctaaggttttcaaaagtgtctcGTGATTTCAGACATCTTAAAAGGGccctgactttcaaaagtgctgagcactcaccctctgaaaatcaggcccctttaaggtgtcagGTTGGGCAACCAAAATCACAAGgcgattttgaaaatcttggccaaagtgACACACCTAAGACCACACTCACACGGACTTTAtgacagagctggaaatggaaGCTTGATCAATTGAGTCCCAGCCTAACATTTTAGCCACAAAGgccatcctttcttccttccagaATACAAAGTTGATGATCTCCTGAAACCCAGCAGGTGTTTTCTCCCTTTAGCTCCATTGATCCCTTTAGCCCTGTCTGACAACTTTCAACTGAGTTTATAATCAGTTAGCAATACATTCAGCCCTAAAAGCCTGGTGTGTGTCCACACATCACCTGGTTAATACTCACTTAAGCTTTGTCTGTGTGTCTCATTGATCAGTGTGTCTTATGTGTCCTCTGGGGCTGCTCCACCAAAGGTCTGGTTCTGCTACAGCTCCTAGCTATGGGAGTTTGTCTCTTAGCTCAATCAGGAGTGGGTCATGGAGTTAAAAGGTCCTGGGTTTGATCCTTGGGGTTACCAAGATGACAGTTGTTACATCAATACTCAAGAAGTTTCCCTTCCCAAGAACTGTTCTAAGCCTGCTCTTGTACTTCTAAAAGGCCTGAGTCTcatcaaggtatgtctacactaggaacgctaaagtggtgcagctgcagctgtgtcactgtagtgtagacactgacgaTGGTGATGGAAGggttcttccattgctgtagtaaatccgcCTCTtagaggtggtagctaggacAAAAGAAGAAGTCTTCTATAGTCTTCCCCGGTGCAAGCACAGGAGTGGCATAAGTAAGAATCAGGCACAAAATTCCCTTGGGTACCCAGAGGGCATCACAACCAAGTGTAGGAGGAAAAGTGCAATGGTCCTTAAACCAATTCAGACCAGCTGGCGAGCAGCTGCCTAACTGCATGAGCTGGGCGGAAACTAGTTGAGTGCAGCTAGCAACACAGGTACAATCTTAGGCCTGGACTACGCCTAAAACTTAGGTAGATCTAGCTATGTCACTGAGCGGTGTGAAAAATTTACACCCCCTAAGAGACGTAGTTAAGGCGTCCAAAGCCCAGTGTCGACACCACTAggttgacaaaagaattcttccgtcaacccaGATACCAGCTCTCGGcggggtggattaactacagcgacagaaaaaccccttccatcgctgGACCAAGTGTCTACACGACAGTGCTTCAGAGGCACATCTGCAGCGCCGTACCTGCTGCTGTAGCTTCTGTAGTATGGACATACCCTGAGTAACTGTGGCTAGTGGTGGCCTAGGATGGcatgctgggccaaattctcagctggtgtaactcaatGGAGCCCCATCAAAATCAACAGACTTTACACCAGGCCCATGGTTGCCTCCCTGGTTGTGACACTGTTTTCTTTGCAGCATGCACAGAAAACGTGGTCAAAATAGATTTAAAACCCAGGCTACTCACCCTTCCTGCAGGAACCCGGAATCCCATAGCTGTCCATGGCAGCAGTGCCAACACTCAGGAGTGCGAATGGAGAACTGGCATGTTCCACAGCATGGGATCTCATGGCAGGTCCAAGCGTATGCATGCCCCAAACGAACTCAGTGCCGGGGACTCGGTTCCACTCCACATCCCTTAGAGGCTGATTGTCTAAGATGATGGCGCCAGTCTCTGATGTATTGGCCACCATCAAGGCAAAGTTCTCAAAGCCCTCCTGCTCATTTATAGAATACATCAGGCAGTAACTGGCAACATCTGGAACATTCATCAGGAAGGCGTGGGAGGAATTAGGGATAGCTGCGCCCAGGCTGTAGAACACCACCTGGATGCCCACGTTAGCAGAGATGTAGACTGGGATTGAGGGCTTGACAGGAAGTTGGAGTGCATTGCCTCCTGTTAGAGTAACATTCTCTTGCTTGTCCCCTCGTTGATACAACACAGTCgtgctctgggaagcagtgatatAGACTATGTCATCTACTTTCTGCCAGGGTAAGGGAGGAATGATGTATGTTGTACCCCAGCTGCAGACTGGTAGGAGCTGCTCAAAGACGTGGTTGCATTTTGTGCTATTACAAAAACACACCTGGCCAACCAAGACGGCCACTGGCTTTTCTGAGACAATCCTGGTGCCAGACAGATCTTCTATGCCTTGTAACTGGATGCCTTGGAAACTGGGGAGCTTAATTCCCAGTTTGTTGCCAGTGGAGTAGACCTGTGTTAGGTAATGTAACTTGCCTTTCACATGGACGTCCACGGAGTTGGGCTCCTGGTACGTTATAATAGAGAACTCTGGATAACTCTTGAAGGATTCCGTGAAGGGAGTCACTACGTAGTGTTCATTTCCCaagctggagacaggatacagCACAGTGGTCTCAGGGCTCACATGTTTGTTGCTGACAGACACTACCGAGATATCTTTGTCAGCCTTGACTAGGACCACCTTGGAGAACTTGGTACTGcccttaactcccactgactctggTAGCCTGACCGGCACCATCTCTCCCTGATTTACCATAGTCTTATTCTCAAACTTTGCCCCATCACCCGTGTAATTGGAGATGGAAACAGACACTGAAGTGAAGGCAAAGTAACCAGTAATTTGCACTTCAAATTGACTCGAGTTCCCACAGTCCTCCATGTAGGAGGTGATGAATTCTCTTCCCAGAGTCTCAGTCTGACATGTGCCTGCAAGGAAAAATAGCAATAAAATGTTAGAGGTGGAGAGAGACACTGTCAAGAGGTGGATAGAGTAAAAGGGACTGGATCAACTTTGTTCAGGCCAAAAATTAAGGcccagtaaaaaagaaaaggagcttgAAAATCTTAATGCAGCTTAATGCAAATTTTCCCCattatatttttaatctaaatgaaaataatttttatcaatagtaaacattattttaaataataaacaagCACAACTTAGACAGaatcctggatccaaacactCATGGAAACACAGAAAAATGTCAGATCCAGATGCACACTTAATGATTTGGACTCAGTTCTAAGAATAATTGTTTGCCCTCCCCTAGCACCTCCTGTCTAagctcaaaacactttaaaaaattctCAGTCCCACCAGGAGATGGGTCAATATTACTGTCCCCATTGCACTGAGGGggaaattaaggcacagagagggttaGGAGCTTGCTCAAAGTAACCCCACAAATCAGCAGTAGAataagaatagaacccaggtttcctgactctcAGTCTCTTGTGCTCTGAGCATTAAAACCTACAACCCTTCCCAGCGTTGGGAATAGAACCTTAGTCTGTTGTGTTGAGAAGGGTAGGTGCCTTGGACCTATTGGGGTACAGTAGTAATAAAACCCCTTTGTACTATTACAACATTAAACACATACGTGTGGTTTGGGGTCTTGTGTCAAATTATCACTGGCACGGTCTCCTTTTGTAACCACcactgttaaatatatatatatatatatatatacacacacacagaaagagagagagagaattctttaTTAAACACACATAAGAAACAGATAAATAAAATTacgatttaaaaagttaaa is a window encoding:
- the LOC144277802 gene encoding adhesion G protein-coupled receptor E1-like isoform X1, producing the protein MAHRGFAFPPMFFLLGLFWFLPPASAQMTNRIGKFSGTCQTETLGREFITSYMEDCGNSSQFEVQITGYFAFTSVSVSISNYTGDGAKFENKTMVNQGEMVPVRLPESVGVKGSTKFSKVVLVKADKDISVVSVSNKHVSPETTVLYPVSSLGNEHYVVTPFTESFKSYPEFSIITYQEPNSVDVHVKGKLHYLTQVYSTGNKLGIKLPSFQGIQLQGIEDLSGTRIVSEKPVAVLVGQVCFCNSTKCNHVFEQLLPVCSWGTTYIIPPLPWQKVDDIVYITASQSTTVLYQRGDKQENVTLTGGNALQLPVKPSIPVYISANVGIQVVFYSLGAAIPNSSHAFLMNVPDVASYCLMYSINEQEGFENFALMVANTSETGAIILDNQPLRDVEWNRVPGTEFVWGMHTLGPAMRSHAVEHASSPFALLSVGTAAMDSYGIPGSCRKDVTFKCQTETQQIREQLKKCRDVFQQGNTSEFCSFMNSTLVNLETMCAEDRAASLEEVARPFGSLLNSSFLSAGGTESKRDVASAVTFLLRSVELAALTVALRSPEKKTQNVTTECMAIETLLIPAASRCDGVFRLRGQEETMDIHCNAVTRAATEDPWAVAFISYSTLDSIINTTLLDEGDLMADEKMRNFHLNSRVVSGAIGDGRPMYLSRPVNFTLHHRQAKKEEEETRCVHWKFIAGKGTWAEDGCKSLQTNSTHTICSCDHLSSFALLMGHTGVEESYSLTVVTYVGLTFSLLCLLLAILTFLLCRSIRNVSTSLHLQLCLCLFLADLLFLTAVTRTRSRVVCAVIAGFLHYLFLACFTWMFLEGLHLFLTVRNLKVVNYTSASRFKKRFMYPFGYGFPALVVAISAAVNPGGYGTSNHCWLSLERGFHWSFLGPICAIILINLTFFIVTLWILRDKLSSLNEDVSTLKDTRLLTFKAIAQLFILGCTWSLGLFQVGSAKMVMAYLFSIVNSLQGAFIFLVHCLLNRQVREEYRRWIKGTRKPSPTTQTFSPSVSTVATNTKVVSWGVPSTSSL
- the LOC144277802 gene encoding adhesion G protein-coupled receptor E1-like isoform X2; this encodes MAHRGFAFPPMFFLLGLFWFLPPASAQMTNRIGKFSGTCQTETLGREFITSYMEDCGNSSQFEVQITGYFAFTSVSVSISNYTGDGAKFENKTMVNQGEMVPVRLPESVGVKGSTKFSKVVLVKADKDISVVSVSNKHVSPETTVLYPVSSLGNEHYVVTPFTESFKSYPEFSIITYQEPNSVDVHVKGKLHYLTQVYSTGNKLGIKLPSFQGIQLQGIEDLSGTRIVSEKPVAVLVGQVCFCNSTKCNHVFEQLLPVCSWGTTYIIPPLPWQKVDDIVYITASQSTTVLYQRGDKQENVTLTGGNALQLPVKPSIPVYISANVGIQVVFYSLGAAIPNSSHAFLMNVPDVASYCLMYSINEQEGFENFALMVANTSETGAIILDNQPLRDVEWNRVPGTEFVWGMHTLGPAMRSHAVEHASSPFALLSVGTAAMDSYGIPGSCRKDVTFKCQTETQQIREQLKKCRDVFQQGNTSEFCSFMNSTLVNLETMCAEDRAASLEEVARPFGSLLNSSFLSAGGTESKRDVASAVTFLLRSVELAALTVALRSPEKKTQNVTTECMAIETLLIPAASRCDGVFRLRGQEETMDIHCNAVTRAATEDPWAVAFISYSTLDSIINTTLLDEGDLMADEKMRNFHLNSRVVSGAIGDGRPMYLSRPVNFTLHHRQAKKEEEETRCVHWKFIAGKGTWAEDGCKSLQTNSTHTICSCDHLSSFALLMGHTGVEVVCAVIAGFLHYLFLACFTWMFLEGLHLFLTVRNLKVVNYTSASRFKKRFMYPFGYGFPALVVAISAAVNPGGYGTSNHCWLSLERGFHWSFLGPICAIILINLTFFIVTLWILRDKLSSLNEDVSTLKDTRLLTFKAIAQLFILGCTWSLGLFQVGSAKMVMAYLFSIVNSLQGAFIFLVHCLLNRQVREEYRRWIKGTRKPSPTTQTFSPSVSTVATNTKVVSWGVPSTSSL